ggaTATCATTCAATTTTATTGGGAATCtaaattttaagtttggattagtatttttagatttttattttcattttttttgttcatattgatgttttggatgtcattatattatgatcaattgtcttgattttttatttttatatttttaaaacttttattctcattataagGTCATACACAAGCAAACataaatattgataatcatttcaattccaccatattaccaaacatgcaaaatactttcaccaaaactcattaccattatcaagtatttgattcccatttcGATTCTGATTTCATGTGTAAACCAAGCACACccttagatttttgttttgatttttttttttgttcatattgatatTTTGGATGtgattatattaggatcaattgccttgatttttattttttgtatttttataaccTTTTATGTTCATTATAGGTTCATACACAACTAAACATCAATATAAATAATCACTCAAatttcaccctactaccaaaacatacaaaatattttcatcaaaacccattattattactaagtatttgattttgtattctgatcGTTATGGACACCCTTAAGTTTTACTATAGCTTTCATTTGACAATGTCAAATGCGGCTGCTAGTCCACCTACTAGCCGGCTTTGAACATagactacatatatatatatatattatgaagaTTGTCATTTGTCCATGAATAATTGACAATATATTAATCTGCTTTTTAGGATAAGTGTTGGTGTTCCATTAGAATAGTTGTGTAACAATATTATAACAATTGCATCTTATTATTGTATTGTATGATGCTAGTAGAAGCAAGATCTTGAGTTCAATTATATTGAACCATTCAATCCTAATTTAGttggaatatatatttcatatcaaTTGTAATTAATGAAATAATTGATCAGCCAAATAGTTCAAATAGTTGGGGGAATTCAGCATTTCAAACTAGCGCTTTTCTTTCCCAAAACACCCCTCCCTTTAATTAGAAAAAGAGAGGCTTAACTCCTTTATAAAAAGAGCCCGAGGCTCAACTTCAGTTGCCCATTGAGCTCCTCTTATGAGGAGCTTAGCGGCCAGTAAGAAtgataaagttttgatgtgggAACTAAAATCCCACATCAACTTGAAGAGGAGCTTTGAACTCCTCTTATAAAGGAGCTCAATGATCCTCTTTGTGTAAGCTTTTGAAGTGGGATCCATACACTTCCAATATAATTTAGTCCCATGATTTGAGAAAAGTGCATTGGGTTAGGATGCAAATCATAACCCATGACTCTATGAGAGCTAATCAAGACATTGCAAGAATGCTAAATATGCTTCATTAATGATTATAATGATTATACATTTAAGGGgccgtttggttcacagaatctCACATTACCACggaatctcacattaccttagggaatgttagattgctgggaatgttatattactgggaatgttagatccatgtgtttggttaaaactAAGGAATGTAATATAAACCTGTTTGGTTTATTAGTTATCTTTTAtgttatactaattttttttttactttaatacttttaacatatttattacatgattaaaaatattaactaattaaaatcttgaacttgagaaataaaattattttatatgtaataaaaataaaataaaatatataattacaaaaataattaaatataatatatatatatatatatatatatatatataataaactaacataaaaatatattattataaattataataattagaattaaaatggtaaaatttgtaaatatccAAGGTAATCTTACATAACCTAAGAAATGTAAGGGAATCACATTCCCTTCAAAATCCTATGTGGAGggtaagttttattaattaggGAATGTTATATTCCCTTATGAAGATGAACCAAACATAGGAATGTTAGTTTTGGAATCTCACATACCCTTGGTTATGttgtataacttgaaccaaacgccccctaaggTCTTTCATTGATTACCATACTTGGATAGTGAAAGTGTGTGTCGCTTTAGTTATCAATTGACTACATGTCGAAGATTATGCTATTGATGTCTTGGAcaaagtataaatatatgtgaatGACCGAGACttttgcattattattgttattgttgttgttattattattgttgttgtgaataatatatattcagttttCATTTAGATTAATTACATATCATTAGTAAACATATTTGaatcttaaaaataaaagaaaaaaaaaggttcaaatTGGTCACCAAATTAGacaaatgcaattaggccactgaataTTTAAAAGATGCAATTGACGCTTTGAACTAGTTAAAACCttataattatatcaaaatgaataatttttcatGTTGATTGAAGGTTACCttgcttattttaatttttaaaaattatttaacatACTTTTTAGAAAAACCTTCTTCAGGCGCTATGTCAcaatagatgaaaaataatgGGATAAAAAAACATCATCTCCCCATGGAGGAGACGGAGCTTAATTTCCAATCTAGGAGACAAAGCTTGGAAATTCATCTCCTAGATCAAAGATTGAGCTCCCTCTCCTCCCATAGGAGTGAccgtatttttatttttattttttttttaattttcatattaatttgtgaacaattcttcttcacaaattgtacattttttATTTGGATAACGTAATTGtactcctttcaaaaaaaaacgtaattgtactttttaagtGCTGCTCGGTATCTTTtggttataatatatattttagggaaaattgtcAAACAGATCACTGAACTTCTTGCTTTTGTATAATTGGATTACTAAacttaaaaaatgtgcaattgaaccatcaaacaagtaaattTATGCAATtggaacattttttaaaaattttcctaTAAAATCTTATTATATTACTTGCATGTATTAATTAAGAgtttcattttcttctaccatattaATTGGGAgttaatattgaaatgtttttaacttaaatttaattttaaaaaaatttaaaaaatattctaaTTGTACATATTTTACTTGTCTAATGATTAAATTACACACTTTTTATGTTTAATGACCCAATTACACAAAAGCGATAACATCATAAACCTATTTAATACTTTTTCCTATATTTTATTTCTAGTGTTCCGCTTTATATATCCATGATAATAGTCCAATATATATCCATGGTACAAAGCTTTATCGGTCAATAGAGAGATAAATGGAGATGTGCACTTTGGAGAAACGAGGCAGCGTCTTTATACTAACTCTCACCGGCGACGACGAGCACAGGCTAAATCCCACGCTGATCGACTCCATCAGAGCCGCCATCCGCCGCGCACGGGAAGAGGCGGTCGGGCCCTCCGTCTTGATCACAACCAGCCACGGAAAGTTCTTCTCCAACGGCTACGACCTCGCCTGGGCCTCCTCCGACACATCCCGGCTAGAGTCAATGGACTCCAACCTCAAATCCCTCGTCTCCGACCTCCTCACCCTCCCGATGCCCACCATCGCCGCCGTCACCGGCCACGCCTCCGCCGCCGGCTTCGTCGTGGCGCTCAGCCACGACTACCTGCTCATGCGCAACGACCGCGGCTTCCTCTACATGAGCGAGCTCGACAAAGGGATGGAGATCCCCGCCTGGTTCGTGGCGCTGCTCAAGACCAAGGCCGCGTCTCCCACTGCCTGGAGGGAGGTGGTTCTCAAGGCGGCGAAGCTCACGGCGAGTATGGGTATGGAGGTCGGTGTTGTGGACTCGGCGCACGATAGCCCCGAGGAGACCGTCGAGGCTGCGGTGGAGCTCGGGGAGAAGCTCGTGGCGCGTGGGTGGGACGGCCGCGTTTATGCTCATTGTAGGAGGACTGTTTATTCTGATGTATTGGTCTCAATTGGAAGCGATCTCCAGACTCGTTCTAGGTTGTGATCAATATAATAATGAACAATGTTATCATATTCTAAGTccaaaataaagattttttagattaaaattttcAGGTGTTAGACCATCTACAATTCCACAAAGAAGGCACCAAAACACTATTTTAGTGTAAACGTTTGATGTAATCTTCCTCCAAGGTAGTGTTGCACCAAATATGGTGTAACACTATTCGTTTATACcatatttgtgtaattataaatatttaaagatcCCATTGAGACGTTTAAAACGAGATCAATATCGactataaaataattacaaattaaaatacataaaaacattaatttcattttaaaatattattatttatattaaaattatattttaaaataaaataattaaagtaaacaaaattaaagttttaaattgtAAGACTACAAATTATTGGTGATGACCTTATAAAAgttaccaataaataaatagaaaaataatcaaataaactcTCGAACTTTGAAAATGTAATTAGAatattgtaaattatatattattataagttatgTTAATATGACTATGATTCTTGTCAACATTATTTTGGTTGAGCCTATCGCATGCATAAGTCTTTGTAGTGCGATTTGTCTTTTCCATGTAGTTtgttgacaatatatatatattttttgtgagTTTACCCATGATTTTCACTGTCGAACACAATGTCTAATCTCTTTATtagattgtaggcacctctttTGGGTGAGACAACTGACCTAAATATTAAAGGTTGCTCCGTACACAAAACCAAGTTTACAATTACATAGGAATGTTGTTTACTTAGTGTACACTTTTAAATAGTGACCGCATGTTTCACTCgtcataaaaaaatcattaatatactgaatgttcattttttatattgaagattcattatttgatagtatataacaaataataaacattcagtacaaaaaaaatcactaatatatataatatatgagcCTTATGCTAGTGGCTAACCTTACAAGGTAAACATTGCATAATGATTGCTTGCCATCACTAATGGAGTATTGTCTGATTGGTtcacataaaaatattttttaagagtttctttttcaaaagtgagaaaatataaattttaccttgtttggttgatggataatttaatttgaaaaaaaattccttactATTCTTTGGTattttatacattatgaaaaaaattacaatataaatcTGATTAAATTCCTATAtaatctttatattttttttattacataaagatatttatatttatatatttattattctcaataacttattttttaacaatcaaataataaaattaatatttcaaataattttttttcataaaattaaattcaatttcTGTTCGATTCATAAAATTGAGATCGTGGCGCAATTGCTGATGTAATTGTTACGCCTAGCCATCTGTAAGGCACGCGTGCGGCGGTTAACTCCGAGGAGAATTCGGTCTTTTTATCATCACCTCACAGCTCACACGGAAATTCTCTTTCCTCTGTGGCTCTGTATGTCGTCAGCCCCCGGAACAGCCATTGACGGATATATATAAAacggaaagagagagagagagagaaagtgaagGAATGAGTAATGGAGGATAGCAATAAGCTGGAGAAGCAAATGGCAGTAGCAGAAGCTGCATCCAATCGGAATTCAATGGAAAACCCTAACACCTCGGGCCGGCCGGCTCTTCCTGATAACAAAGTTTCCTCGATTAGCAGAGAAGAAGGAGAACTCAGCGCCTCCGATGACGACGTAGTATTCGTCCTTTTCCTAAACCCTAGTTCTCTGTTTTACTTTCATGTTTTGAGCTCGTTACTGTCGGCGTTTATcgtgtttgtgtgtgtatacgGGTTTCAGGCTGCTCGAGTTCTTTGCTTCAGTGTTCTCTTGATAGCGTATTTTTCCTCGTTTGctccaatttttattttgcgcatattttctttccttttgttTCAGCTACGCtcatttgaattttgataaTGAATCATAGGGAAATGAAAGGTTAAAGAAGTTCCGCAATGATTTAGTTGTTGCTTTGTACCCTTGTTCTGCAGTTTGATTTGATTTTGGTCTTAGTGGCTTTTAAGTGTGAAATATTGTATTCTCTAATAGCCAATTCCAAATCTCAAAGAGTTTAGGGAATTCTGCGTGACAGGAAAATCAACATCTTAGCTCCACTTCTCTATTCGCTGGTGTCAATACTGCTCAAGTAAAGCCCATGGAAGTTGAGTTGGTTAAGGATTCTCAAGGTGTTGAGGCAGGTACATGCTCCAATGGCTTTTGTAAATTTGGAGATACAGATTTTGTGGTTCATGCCAATGATGCATGGCCTTACTTGACTTTGAGAGTGATCAATATAAGTTGGCTTCTTTGAATATGTTTTGTATCTTTATTTTATGTGATCCATTCATTATCCAATATCCATGCACTACTTCGTTCATTCTTAACAGAACAGGATTTGAATTCCAATCAAATAGGAAGCATTTTCCTGTTTAGACCTATTGTAAATCTTTTTCTGAATTCTTTATCAACTTACCCTTTGCTTATATTTCTCTTCTTACCTGCAGGAAGGCATGTGTCTTCTAAGCCATTGGCTAGATTAAGTTCACAAGCTTCTCATGAGTCAAATTGCAATAAGAATTCTGATAAGAATCGAGGCTCATTTGTTCCATTCCTAATAAGTTTTTCAGATGATGACAGTGGCAGCGACTCTGGAGATACTAGACAGAGAAAGATTTTGGCAACAGAAAGCAGGAGCCTATCTCTAGATAAAAGTAGGAAGCCACCACAAGCAGCAGTTGCTGTACGAAGACCTCAAAAATTAGAGAAGGTGATGAGAAATGAGGCAAAAATGACAAGAAAAATGCCCCATAGTCACACATTTGTTTCTTCATTGCCTAAAATCAGTGGGACCACTTCTAAAAGTGGTGGATCATCACTAAATGTTAGGAATCGTAATAACTTTAAAAAGACAACTGGTCCATCTCTTGTACGTAATACAAATGCCATCTTGGACAATAGTAAACTACAAGATTTACGCCAGTTGATTGCTGTTCGGGAGAATGAATTGAAGCTTAAGAGTGCCCAGCAATCCAGGAATGTTAGCTCAACTAAATGTAGGGATCCTAGTGTTACAGTTACAAGCAATGCCATGGCAAGTGCGCGTAGAGCCACTGATGGAGAAAATCTGCACCCTGAATTAAAAGAACCTAGCAACAAACTCCAAAGGATCAGTGAAGATTGTTCAAGCCAGATGGTTGAGAATGTCCAAGTCATAGATACAGCATTAGCATCAGGAAAGTCTATGTTAGAAAATTGTGGTCAACCTGGTCAATGTGATCGAAACAGTTGTAATGAAAAATTTCCCTCAGGGGAACCTTGCACAGGCCTTGGTTTAAACCACAGTGAAAATGAGAATCATGGTTCTATTGTTTTGACAAAATTAGCTTCTGGTATGAAAAAGTgtaaacatattatattatatttgaggAGTTGAATACTTCCTTTGGTAACCACTCAAACTCTAAAGGATGGGTGTTTGTTCACTTTGTTGATTTATAGGTACAGATGTAGTCACAAGTCGAAATCAAAGTGGATGGAAAACAAACCTGAGGGATCGTGTGATGGCATCAGAACAAGCTGCAGTTGCCAATAAATCAGTATGTTATAGACTACCACAATATCTTATTTGGGattctttatatttttgtttgtcaTATTCATGGTTGTGATGTTGGACAAGACACTTGTATCCATGTAATGGCACTACCGCACTAATGAGCGCTTGCTTAGATGTATAATGTAAATCATTTGCTTAAGattacatttaaatatttaatcattCCAATTTATTTCCCAACTGCCACTTTTTAAGGAATACAGAGGTGAAAACATTCAGAGAACTGTTTTTAAATACAGTACTATGTTATGCATTTTTGACAACAGCATTCAAATTCCCATTGTTTTCAACCGTTCGCTACCTTTTGTCCTTATATGATACTTGTGTTTGTAAAGCTGATTGCATGTTATGGTGCATGATATAATTACTAGATTAAAAGGGGAAAGTCCATATGACTGACTGCTCTGTCTTCTAGAGTCTGGATTTGGCCCTTTATGCAGAGTGCTGCCCACGTTACAGTAACACCCCTACTCCCTTTGCAAAAGGAAAAATACAAGAATGTTAGTGTGTGTGTTTGTTGTTGCCTACTTGTCTATGTTTCATTGGATATATTGCCTGAGTGTGATCAGATTATTGAGTGTGTAACACTGTGATGGAGTGTCCTAGAAGGAAAATACTCTTCATTTGAAGTTGGCCCCTAATGAACCCTCTTCCCCCCCACTCCATCCCTGcccaaaaaaaatactaaaataaaaaggGAAAGCTACAGGTTTGCCAACCCAAGGTATTAAGGAATAACACCAGTTAAGTGCCACAATAAGTAGATTGATTAGTTAATAAGAGGAGAATAAATGAATTTCTTTGAATGACTAGCTAGTGTTATTTGTCCCTCAAACTAGTCCAACTAAGACCCACCGCTCACTCTATCTCAGGCAGAGTAACAGTCCTCTGTCTTATTAAGTGTAAAAGTCTGGATCACCTTCCCTCATAAATTagggtatatatatttaaattatcacAACTTAAAAGGATTTGACCTTAGGTACTTACTACTTAGGGCTTAAGATAGTAAAGATACAATTCCCAACTACAAATTTTCCCTCATATTGGTTGGTATTACAGCCCCGAGAGGGCATTAAATGCAAGCTATGATCCTTGTCAGGCATGCATGTTGTTGACTGGTGCTTGGGTATGGGCTAGAGACCTAGGCTTTTTCTCCCTTTAGCCCTTGGTGGTGGATAGGGGCCAACCTGGGCCAGCCTTGCGTACTATATTCCGTCAGAAAGAGTTTGCTTGGTATCAGTTTCTTGAGAAATTCTGTACCGAATTGTTTCAGTCATCTGGACTTTGTAATCAGCAATCAAATTCTCCTTCAGTCCTACACTCCTCCTTTTACCTTTGTGTTTTATGCTCTGGGAGTCTGGGTTTCTTCTTGAGACTGCCCTTCAGTAAGCAGGTTTATTTAGTTTTAGTTATTTAATTGCTGCTTTTAAATCAAGTTCTGCAGCAGCGATTTCAAAACAAAAGGATATATCTCCTTCTCTGTACGCATGCAGCACAAAAATAGTAAAATCCGTCTCAGATCTGAGTTCAAATTCCTCTGTTGGTGAACTGACAgagttaatagttaatactgATCTCCACTCAATTTCTTTGTGATCCCTTTCCTTATTTGGAAAATATGATGATTGAATGGTCATGAAGGATTGAGTATTTTCTTCTCTATGCCAATCCAGTGTTATCATATGCTAATAAGTTTTCCTCCCTTCTCTATTGAAGACTGCCATTTCCAATTAGCATAGTTCTGTTTCACATGTTTGTATTAAATTACtgtaatattctttttttttttaattgatttgaaatttttgttgcACGGCATGGTTCATTGATATATTTCCTACACCCTAAAATTGGTATTTCTCTCTACTTTCCTATCCTAAGAGTGAAGTGGAGTTGAAGGATCCTACAAAGCTTAGTAATCAATTCGCCCCTGAGCATGCTGGCAAGAGTTTAACAGGAAGAAGTGGTAGTCTTCAAGTCAGATCTAATGAACAGCCACTTCAACTTGCAACACAGGATCTAAATCAGGTACAGCTTCCATGTTGTTGGCAGCACTGTAGTAATTGATGCTATGTGTCCTGggctattttttttcttgagaaaaGAATTATAAGCTATGCAGATTGGAAAATGAAAGTTGAACTTAGGTTATTTTCTTGGGCTATTTTTACATGTTTGGGCTATGCTGTTTTCTCTTGTACTGATTCTCTGTTAGTTATCTATTATGGCCACTGTTCTAATTTTGTgttcatttttcttaattattttttcctttttgagaATATTCAACTCCTTCCAAGCAACTTAAGACAGGCAAACATTTCTGGAAATAGCAGCATGGACTTGCAATCATTGTTGGATATGGAGGAATTGCATGATAAGGATCTTGAGGAGGCACAGGAGTATCGGCACAAGTGTGAAATTGAAGAAAGAAATGCCCTTAAAGCTTATCGAAAGGCTCAGAAAGCCTTGATCGAGGCAAATGCTAGATGCTCTGCTCTATTTAGTAAAAGAGAAAAATACTCAGCACAGCTTCGAGTTCTTATGATAGAGAATCCAGATGTACTCTTTTCCACTGGATCTCAACTAGCAACTGGAGGGGCTTTAAACCCCTCAACCACTTCTGGTGCTAATATGCCTTTGATACCCTCATCTTGCTGTCCTGCACAGCTTGCTTTCAATGGTCATGATGTGGACT
This portion of the Ipomoea triloba cultivar NCNSP0323 chromosome 5, ASM357664v1 genome encodes:
- the LOC116020831 gene encoding enoyl-CoA delta isomerase 1, peroxisomal-like, which gives rise to MEMCTLEKRGSVFILTLTGDDEHRLNPTLIDSIRAAIRRAREEAVGPSVLITTSHGKFFSNGYDLAWASSDTSRLESMDSNLKSLVSDLLTLPMPTIAAVTGHASAAGFVVALSHDYLLMRNDRGFLYMSELDKGMEIPAWFVALLKTKAASPTAWREVVLKAAKLTASMGMEVGVVDSAHDSPEETVEAAVELGEKLVARGWDGRVYAHCRRTVYSDVLVSIGSDLQTRSRL